ACGATGACGGCGTCCACCTCATCTTCGAGCCACTTCCAGGCCAAACCTGTTTCATGGTTCATCGGTCAACCCTCCGCACGGGGCCTGGCCCCATGCCTTCCTTGGCCCGCTCCTCCACCCGCGCCGGGTCAAGCCGCGGTTCCCAAGGGTCTTTCAGGCCGTATTCGATCCGGTAGTAGCCTCGCGGATAGGCCGGACCGCCGTAGCCGATCTCTGACCAGATCTCCGGTTGGGAGTAAAAAAAGTCGATAGCCGTGCGAAGCATTTTTTTAAAAAAATCTTTCGACGACAGGCCTGTCCAGGTCACTTCCCCCCGCTGGGCCTTGCCGAGGATATCGTCCATCTCCCAAGGCGCCAACTGCAGGAATGAACGCTGATACAGTTGCAAGGCCGTGGCGTCCAGCCAGGCCAGACCGCCGCGCAGCAGTTGTTCCTCTGGCAACTGGGTGACGGGATGATACCCTTGACCCTGTTTTTCGGCCAAGTGACGGTCCAACTGCCCCGCCACCCGGGCGAGCAGGTTCTCGTCGCCCTCATCGACGAGCCGGCCGATGACCGCCTTCAGGATAGAGAATTCGAGGGGGGTAAAGACATGGGGCATCGCCGGCGGCTGCAGCCTTTTTTCCACCAAGACGCGCGTGTTCTCGTCCCAGTGGGGGCTCTCCCGCATCACGTCATATTCGGGATAAATCGTTTTCACCGTCATGGCGCCCCCTCCTTACAGGTACAGGGCGAGCAGCCCCAGCAACGACAGGGCTGACACCATGATCGGCAGCACCGGCGGTGGTCCCACCATGACATTGTTGACACCCCAACCGCCGACGCGCTGTCCGATCCCCTTGGCATGGTAGTAGAAGCCCGCCAATCCGCTGCCCAGTTCAGCGACGAGGGCGAAGAAAAAGAGCCAGCGCCAGATGGGGGCGTCGCGGATGGTCAGCGCCAGGCCGATCAGGGCGGCCACGGGCAGGCCGATGACCGGGCC
This genomic window from Heliomicrobium undosum contains:
- a CDS encoding gluconate 2-dehydrogenase subunit 3 family protein; the protein is MTVKTIYPEYDVMRESPHWDENTRVLVEKRLQPPAMPHVFTPLEFSILKAVIGRLVDEGDENLLARVAGQLDRHLAEKQGQGYHPVTQLPEEQLLRGGLAWLDATALQLYQRSFLQLAPWEMDDILGKAQRGEVTWTGLSSKDFFKKMLRTAIDFFYSQPEIWSEIGYGGPAYPRGYYRIEYGLKDPWEPRLDPARVEERAKEGMGPGPVRRVDR